In Mycoplasmopsis fermentans PG18, one genomic interval encodes:
- a CDS encoding GntR family transcriptional regulator, translating to MDLQEKKKTQVIIDYLIDLIKTQKVPTNKILPSEHSLMMRFDCSRSIVVKAYQKLEALGAIYSISKRGHFVAENFHNLIKPISYLLGATAQEGKEIKSKELPQWMVDKRILFVQGFRTFEKTYYKDNEVLATSEIYVSCKNIEVDEEINFNKSLTDLLIERDGLNNMVYSLSYENVKKFGYESLVVVSFFGYDEDSISVAGKYYINPKYFRFFHQEFSLKS from the coding sequence ATGGATTTACAAGAAAAGAAGAAAACACAAGTGATTATTGATTATTTAATTGATTTGATTAAAACTCAAAAAGTACCAACAAACAAAATCTTGCCAAGTGAGCATTCTTTAATGATGCGTTTTGATTGTTCAAGAAGTATTGTTGTTAAAGCATATCAAAAATTAGAAGCATTAGGAGCTATCTATTCAATTTCAAAAAGAGGACATTTTGTTGCTGAAAACTTTCACAACTTAATTAAACCAATTAGTTATCTTTTAGGAGCAACAGCTCAAGAAGGAAAAGAAATAAAAAGCAAGGAATTACCTCAATGAATGGTAGATAAAAGAATTCTCTTTGTTCAAGGTTTTAGAACTTTTGAAAAAACTTATTATAAAGATAATGAGGTTTTAGCAACTTCTGAAATTTATGTAAGCTGTAAAAATATTGAAGTTGATGAGGAAATTAATTTTAATAAATCTTTAACCGACTTATTAATTGAGCGCGATGGTTTAAATAATATGGTTTATTCATTATCTTATGAAAATGTTAAAAAATTTGGATATGAAAGCTTGGTAGTTGTTTCATTTTTTGGCTATGATGAAGATAGCATTTCTGTAGCTGGAAAGTATTATATTAATCCTAAATACTTTAGATTTTTCCATCAAGAATTTTCATTAAAATCATAA
- a CDS encoding alpha-amylase family glycosyl hydrolase produces MKTNKLKEKFMNFIKKMKLKKFIKKHPNQNYVSWDDAKYLIKNPNLTYLNLDQKIETCSINKSKLSSNVIYQILVYNFADGNNDGIGDFYGLINKIDYLVNLGIDQIWLSPIHPSSSYHGYSVIDYCDVAPQLGGMEAFKKFLKLAHSKSIRIYLDLVFNHTSYEHPWFQAALKGDKKYENYYNFKPLKNDLDARVDNEKLRKRYKNIDQNFKATNKKFIGRFWGGMPDLNLNNSDVINELCAIQKFWTKLGVDGFRYDAFSEYFSSESETKTNFNEAKIFHLLRQASKEITQKQNREEVFMMGEWLSEALKAFEYFTYNNQKALDSTYDGWEHFRDNDDVRLDFSYLQSLVAKYQNTKFQAPWIPFLDNHDTFRWLDNYRRQVKNIRNYPKITEDEKDSIRAALLYLLALPAKPIIYYGDELAYAGTRSFDDPGLREPMKWKNHQEISAIYEKKLDACQSNLFLNVSNSLDYVENEIAPGNSIYNMIALINKLRKDYSFLSLTNIETLVDPRLVVDSKDYSNVIVRKDLNDDKNYLMFVIYNHKCQNNVLQKISRNYHFEALYEYKCKNMPWGIIMQKYACGIYKLTKK; encoded by the coding sequence ATGAAAACAAACAAATTAAAAGAAAAATTTATGAACTTTATTAAAAAAATGAAACTTAAAAAATTCATTAAAAAACATCCAAACCAAAATTATGTATCTTGAGATGATGCAAAATATTTAATAAAAAATCCAAATTTAACTTACTTAAATTTAGATCAAAAAATTGAAACTTGCAGTATTAATAAATCAAAATTAAGCAGCAATGTTATTTATCAAATTTTGGTTTACAATTTTGCGGATGGTAATAATGATGGCATTGGTGATTTTTACGGATTAATCAATAAAATAGATTATTTGGTAAATTTAGGTATTGACCAAATATGACTTAGTCCAATTCATCCTTCATCAAGTTATCATGGATATTCAGTTATTGATTACTGTGATGTAGCACCTCAATTAGGCGGCATGGAAGCATTTAAAAAATTCCTAAAATTAGCTCATTCAAAAAGTATAAGAATCTATTTAGATTTAGTTTTTAATCACACTTCTTATGAACATCCTTGATTTCAAGCAGCTTTAAAAGGTGACAAAAAATATGAAAATTATTATAACTTCAAACCACTTAAAAATGATTTAGATGCAAGAGTTGATAATGAAAAATTAAGAAAAAGATATAAAAACATTGATCAAAATTTTAAAGCTACAAATAAAAAATTTATTGGTCGCTTTTGAGGCGGTATGCCTGATTTAAACTTAAATAATTCAGATGTAATTAATGAACTTTGTGCTATTCAAAAATTTTGAACTAAATTAGGTGTTGATGGTTTTAGATATGATGCCTTTAGTGAATACTTTTCTTCTGAAAGCGAAACTAAAACCAATTTTAATGAAGCAAAAATATTTCATCTTTTAAGACAAGCAAGCAAGGAAATCACTCAAAAGCAAAATCGTGAAGAAGTGTTTATGATGGGTGAGTGATTAAGTGAAGCATTAAAAGCTTTTGAATATTTTACCTATAATAATCAAAAAGCACTAGACTCTACTTATGATGGATGAGAACATTTTAGAGATAATGATGATGTGCGTTTAGATTTTTCTTATTTACAAAGCCTTGTTGCTAAATACCAAAATACAAAATTTCAAGCACCCTGAATTCCTTTTTTAGATAATCATGATACTTTTAGATGATTAGACAATTATCGACGCCAAGTTAAAAACATTAGAAACTATCCTAAAATCACAGAAGATGAAAAAGACAGTATTAGAGCTGCTTTGCTTTATCTTTTAGCTTTGCCTGCTAAACCAATAATTTATTATGGTGATGAATTAGCATATGCAGGAACTAGAAGCTTTGATGATCCTGGTTTAAGAGAACCAATGAAGTGAAAAAACCATCAAGAAATATCAGCTATTTACGAAAAGAAATTAGATGCTTGTCAATCAAACTTATTTTTAAATGTATCTAATTCGCTTGATTATGTTGAAAATGAAATAGCACCAGGAAATAGTATCTATAATATGATTGCTTTAATTAATAAGCTAAGAAAAGATTATTCTTTTTTAAGTTTAACTAATATAGAAACTTTAGTTGATCCAAGATTAGTAGTAGACAGTAAAGATTATTCAAATGTTATTGTCCGTAAAGATCTTAATGATGATAAGAATTATTTAATGTTTGTTATTTACAATCATAAATGTCAAAATAATGTTCTTCAAAAGATTAGCAGGAATTATCACTTTGAAGCATTATATGAATATAAATGCAAAAATATGCCATGAGGAATAATAATGCAAAAATATGCTTGTGGTATTTATAAGTTAACAAAAAAATAG
- a CDS encoding ABC transporter ATP-binding protein codes for MWFKKKNKDLNNTQNQNEDFDDLSFETINLDKMLDEIGELRNIEKGAHIELKGLSKKYEGNENYTLENINLDIQPGKFCIFLGPSGCGKTTLLRMIAGLNSITKGDLLFNGKRYNNLLPSERNIAMVFQSYALYPHMNVYNNIAFGLKIAKERKDVIDKRVKDVAKILKIEDYLYRKPRDLSGGQRQRVAIGRAIARKPQVFLMDEPLSNLDAKLRESMRREIVNIHRMLGATSIYVTHDQLEAMTMGDQIVVFNDGSIQQNGTGRDLYFKPANVFVARFIGSPTMNVFKAACENGKIVSAQKDIKIKAPKEYLEQLKDKKLKIGFRSEDIKIHASEVSNSIHATIKNIELIGKEQLVTVKLDNDDIELTITASNSDTYELYSKVYIEFYEPRIHIFDAETTKRIN; via the coding sequence ATGTGATTTAAAAAGAAAAATAAAGACTTGAATAATACTCAAAATCAAAATGAAGATTTTGACGATTTATCCTTTGAAACAATTAATTTGGACAAAATGCTAGATGAAATCGGTGAGCTTAGAAATATTGAAAAAGGAGCTCATATTGAACTAAAAGGATTATCTAAAAAATATGAAGGTAATGAAAATTATACACTTGAAAATATTAATTTAGATATTCAACCAGGTAAATTTTGTATCTTTTTAGGACCTAGTGGTTGCGGTAAAACTACACTACTTAGAATGATTGCGGGATTAAATTCAATTACAAAAGGTGACTTATTATTCAATGGCAAAAGATATAATAACCTTTTACCTAGTGAAAGAAATATTGCAATGGTTTTTCAATCATATGCTTTATATCCTCACATGAACGTTTACAATAATATTGCTTTTGGTTTAAAAATAGCCAAAGAAAGAAAAGACGTTATTGACAAACGTGTTAAGGATGTTGCTAAAATTCTAAAAATAGAAGATTACTTATACAGAAAACCACGTGACTTATCTGGTGGTCAAAGACAACGTGTGGCAATAGGTCGTGCTATTGCTCGTAAACCTCAAGTGTTCTTGATGGATGAGCCTCTTTCTAACCTTGATGCAAAACTTCGTGAAAGTATGCGTCGTGAAATTGTTAATATCCACAGAATGCTTGGCGCAACCAGTATCTATGTAACTCATGACCAACTTGAAGCTATGACAATGGGTGATCAAATTGTTGTCTTCAATGATGGCTCAATTCAACAAAATGGTACTGGCCGTGACTTATACTTCAAACCTGCTAATGTCTTTGTAGCTAGATTTATTGGTTCTCCAACCATGAATGTTTTCAAAGCAGCATGCGAAAACGGCAAAATTGTTAGTGCTCAAAAAGACATTAAAATTAAAGCCCCAAAAGAATATTTGGAACAATTAAAAGACAAAAAATTAAAAATTGGTTTTAGAAGTGAAGACATCAAAATTCATGCTTCTGAAGTATCAAATTCAATTCATGCAACTATTAAAAATATTGAATTAATTGGTAAAGAACAACTTGTAACTGTTAAATTGGATAATGACGATATCGAACTTACAATTACAGCAAGCAATTCAGATACTTACGAGCTTTATTCAAAAGTTTACATTGAATTTTATGAACCTAGAATCCATATCTTCGATGCGGAAACAACAAAACGGATTAATTAA
- a CDS encoding sugar ABC transporter permease: MNSENKIYDSIVDNISTKKVINKKVRINYNLSDTKPPTPMEIVWLFFNYLILICWSLIVLFPAVSLIVASLNVNNQRVVAITPFKFGFDNFTYLFTSERSYFLRWYGNTLLLAFLTMVISTICVALNAYAYSRFKFAGSKHSLTIIMMLQMIPATSSLICLYIIVRMGNDLGINSILMLVIIYSGGAISSNTFMLKSYLDTVSRELDDSARVDGCSNWGLFFKILLPVIMPALIMTALWSFLTPFTDVILPKFVLISNEEKTLAVGLDILLNAEEKHKNAGAYAAGSILASLPAFCLFMYLQKYIVGGLSEGAVKG, encoded by the coding sequence ATGAATAGTGAAAACAAAATTTATGATTCAATTGTTGATAACATTTCAACTAAAAAAGTTATCAACAAAAAAGTTCGTATCAACTATAACTTATCAGATACTAAACCTCCAACACCAATGGAAATAGTTTGACTGTTCTTTAATTACTTAATCTTAATTTGTTGATCCTTGATTGTGCTTTTCCCTGCGGTTTCACTAATTGTGGCCTCACTAAATGTTAACAACCAAAGGGTTGTAGCCATAACACCTTTTAAATTTGGCTTTGACAACTTTACTTATTTATTTACAAGTGAACGAAGCTATTTTTTAAGATGATATGGTAATACATTATTGCTAGCATTCTTAACTATGGTTATCTCAACCATTTGTGTTGCTTTGAATGCTTATGCTTATTCAAGATTTAAATTCGCTGGTTCAAAACACTCATTAACTATTATTATGATGTTGCAAATGATTCCTGCCACTTCATCTCTTATTTGTCTTTACATTATTGTGCGGATGGGGAATGATTTAGGAATTAATTCAATATTAATGCTGGTTATTATTTATTCTGGTGGAGCTATATCTTCAAATACCTTTATGCTAAAAAGTTATTTAGATACAGTTTCAAGAGAATTAGATGACTCAGCTAGAGTTGATGGATGTTCTAACTGAGGATTATTCTTCAAAATACTTCTACCAGTTATTATGCCTGCTTTAATTATGACTGCTCTATGATCATTCTTAACTCCATTTACGGATGTTATCTTACCGAAATTTGTTTTAATAAGTAACGAAGAAAAAACTTTAGCTGTTGGATTAGATATTTTACTTAATGCTGAAGAAAAACATAAAAATGCTGGTGCTTATGCAGCTGGCTCAATACTAGCTTCTCTTCCTGCCTTTTGTCTATTTATGTACTTACAAAAATACATTGTTGGTGGCTTATCTGAAGGAGCTGTGAAAGGATAA